From Pusillibacter faecalis, one genomic window encodes:
- a CDS encoding Lrp/AsnC family transcriptional regulator produces the protein MFLSGLDELDQKILALLVENARYSYSEIGEKLGYSRVAIKNHVDALEKRGVIEGYTTIINPQKLGSAVSCYFEIETQPETFTQVAGQLQACPIVTQIYRTTGNCRLHVHAVAASPEELDRFLQETMDPLPGVVSVSTNMILSRMKDIKGLRL, from the coding sequence ATGTTTTTGAGTGGTTTGGATGAGCTGGATCAAAAAATTTTGGCCCTGCTGGTGGAGAATGCCCGGTACAGCTATTCGGAGATCGGAGAAAAGCTGGGGTACTCCCGGGTGGCAATTAAAAACCATGTGGATGCCCTGGAAAAACGGGGCGTGATTGAGGGGTACACCACCATCATCAACCCCCAAAAACTGGGAAGCGCGGTGTCCTGCTATTTTGAGATTGAGACCCAGCCTGAGACCTTCACACAGGTTGCCGGGCAGCTTCAGGCCTGTCCAATCGTCACCCAAATCTACCGGACTACGGGAAACTGCCGTCTTCATGTCCATGCAGTCGCCGCTAGCCCGGAGGAGCTGGACCGCTTCCTTCAGGAGACGATGGACCCGCTTCCAGGCGTGGTCTCCGTGAGCACCAACATGATTTTGTCCCGCATGAAAGACATTAAGGGTCTGCGGCTTTGA
- a CDS encoding MATE family efflux transporter, protein MYQDLTKGSITRGLLLFALPMVAGNLLQQLYNIADTLIVGQALGRNALAAVGSAFTLMTFLTSIFLGLSMGAGALFSIYLGRKDHLALRSAVAHAFVLIAAVTLVLNLAVYLLMDPILHFLQIPPELYASMREYLWIIFAGLPATFLYNFSASLLRSAGNSVAPLWFLGASALLNIGLDLLFVLVFHWGVAGAAVATVIAQYLSGVGLGLYVLLRCRELLPRRSELRFSGRILRELLDLSLLTCAQQSAMNFGILLVQRLVDSFGPVTMAAFAAAVKIDAFAYLPVQDFGNAFSTFVAQNYGAGQVERLREGVRKATAVSAAFSCLISAAVVVFARPLMRIFVQAGDTEVLAAGVLYLRVEGAFYVGIGCLFLLYGFYRAVKRPGMSVVLTVISLGTRVALAYALAGPVGEVGIWMAIPIGWFLADATGYGYYLRHRRALLGENE, encoded by the coding sequence ATGTATCAGGACTTAACCAAAGGAAGCATTACCAGGGGGCTCCTTCTCTTTGCTCTGCCCATGGTGGCGGGAAATCTGCTGCAGCAGCTCTACAACATCGCGGACACGCTGATCGTCGGCCAGGCTCTGGGGCGAAATGCCCTGGCCGCCGTGGGTTCCGCTTTCACGCTGATGACCTTTCTCACGTCCATTTTTCTAGGGCTTTCCATGGGCGCCGGGGCGCTGTTCTCCATCTATCTCGGCAGGAAGGATCACCTGGCTTTGCGCAGCGCGGTGGCCCATGCCTTTGTCCTGATTGCGGCTGTAACCCTGGTGCTGAACCTCGCAGTCTATCTGCTGATGGACCCCATCCTGCACTTTCTGCAAATTCCACCGGAGCTGTATGCCTCCATGCGGGAATATCTCTGGATCATCTTCGCCGGCCTGCCGGCCACCTTCCTCTATAATTTCTCCGCAAGTCTTCTGCGCTCGGCAGGAAACTCTGTGGCGCCGCTGTGGTTTTTGGGAGCCTCAGCGCTTTTGAACATTGGTCTGGACCTTCTCTTTGTTCTGGTCTTTCACTGGGGTGTTGCGGGAGCAGCCGTTGCCACGGTGATTGCTCAGTACCTGTCCGGCGTGGGGCTGGGACTCTATGTGCTCCTGCGCTGCCGGGAGCTGCTGCCCAGGCGGAGCGAGCTCCGATTCAGCGGACGCATTCTGCGGGAGCTGCTGGACTTATCCCTCCTGACCTGCGCCCAGCAGTCCGCCATGAACTTCGGCATCCTGCTGGTACAGCGTCTGGTAGACAGCTTTGGTCCCGTCACCATGGCCGCTTTTGCGGCGGCTGTGAAGATCGACGCCTTTGCATATCTTCCAGTCCAGGACTTCGGCAACGCATTCTCCACGTTTGTAGCCCAAAACTACGGCGCGGGGCAGGTGGAGCGGCTGCGGGAGGGCGTGCGAAAGGCAACGGCGGTAAGCGCGGCCTTTTCCTGCCTGATCTCCGCGGCGGTGGTGGTTTTTGCCCGGCCCCTCATGCGCATCTTTGTGCAGGCGGGAGATACCGAGGTGCTGGCGGCAGGAGTGCTCTACCTGCGGGTGGAGGGCGCCTTCTATGTGGGCATTGGGTGCCTCTTTCTGCTCTACGGCTTCTACCGGGCTGTCAAACGGCCGGGGATGTCGGTGGTTCTCACGGTGATTTCCCTGGGCACCCGGGTGGCGCTGGCCTACGCGCTGGCGGGGCCAGTGGGAGAGGTGGGGATCTGGATGGCGATTCCCATCGGCTGGTTCCTGGCGGACGCCACGGGGTACGGATATTATCTCCGGCACCGGCGGGCTCTGCTGGGAGAGAATGAATAG